Proteins from a genomic interval of Verrucomicrobium sp.:
- a CDS encoding pitrilysin family protein: MIASLVPGSLPRAGGSLLPEIVSSELPNGLQILAAADASAPVVSIQYWCATGSIHEGRWLGAGLSHLLEHLLFKGTPSRGNSGMAREIQDLGGHLNAYTSFDRTVYYADLPAENWKAALAILTDAVQHSLIPAEEFEPEKEVIRREFAMGDDNPDSVLMKLAFRTVFTTHPYRFPVIGHIDLFNRLTRDDVVSYYRERYAPQNLTLVVCGAVDAQAVADEAARLWKEEPRRFLPDVTLPPEPAQQSPRAVRRPFPTEVTRLALLHPIPGFHHPDIPALQLLAVILGGGRSSLLHQLLVEKEGLAEEVDAFAYAPGQAGLFGVDARCQPQNGDKVAARLREELQRFAEKGPSQAELDRAQRLCLTQQIQQLKSMSGKASAIGGGWRVARDPRLSQTFLDRLQAVTVADVAAAARRYLDPRTESLVELVPQEKEAPAAAGAPAAAAEPPLPQKLAAATPRSLYLPQDRLPLFTLRAALPGGLLSQPEGKSGLCRLASQLLLKGTKRRSAEEIAREVESLGGSLSADSGNNSASLHLELLSQDWETGLELFLDVLTEARCDAKELEIERRKHLAAIALEQDQPMALARDLVRGALYPGHPYAHGILGAAAEVAALTQKDVADYVASAFRRPEWVLGVAGPVPPEKWMESISRRAAFSGGTPPVLPPLPAFPGKGPIRVFKETPKEQAVLQIVFPTVPAAHPDQIPLSLIAEALSDLGTRLFVRIREQLGLAYFVSATRFLGAAGGYFCFYAGTDPKKKELVEAAMLEEIAKLAEGGLTAPEIERARAKLLSEEQIDSQNPGGVVAASALDELLGLGYDEAPRRRARLRALTAEEINAACRKYFGTQEFVVATVSPA; the protein is encoded by the coding sequence TTGATCGCTTCCCTGGTCCCAGGCTCCCTCCCGCGCGCGGGCGGCTCCCTCCTTCCGGAGATCGTCTCCTCCGAGCTGCCCAACGGGCTCCAGATCCTGGCCGCCGCCGACGCCTCCGCGCCGGTCGTCTCCATCCAGTATTGGTGCGCCACCGGCAGCATCCATGAGGGGCGCTGGCTGGGCGCGGGCCTCTCCCACCTGCTGGAGCACCTCCTTTTCAAGGGCACGCCCAGCCGGGGCAACTCCGGCATGGCCCGGGAGATTCAGGACCTCGGCGGCCACCTGAACGCCTACACCTCCTTCGACCGCACCGTCTACTACGCCGACCTCCCGGCGGAGAACTGGAAGGCCGCCCTGGCCATCCTGACGGACGCCGTGCAGCACTCCCTCATCCCGGCGGAGGAATTCGAGCCGGAGAAGGAAGTCATCCGCCGCGAGTTCGCCATGGGGGACGACAATCCCGACTCCGTGCTGATGAAGCTGGCCTTCCGCACCGTCTTCACCACCCATCCCTACCGCTTCCCCGTCATCGGCCACATCGACCTCTTCAACCGGCTGACGCGGGACGACGTCGTCTCCTACTACCGGGAGCGCTACGCCCCGCAGAACCTGACCCTCGTCGTCTGCGGCGCGGTCGACGCCCAGGCCGTCGCCGACGAGGCGGCCCGCCTGTGGAAGGAAGAGCCCCGCCGCTTCCTGCCCGACGTGACGCTGCCGCCGGAGCCCGCGCAGCAGTCCCCGCGCGCCGTCCGCCGCCCCTTCCCCACGGAGGTGACCCGCCTGGCCCTCCTCCACCCCATCCCCGGCTTCCACCACCCGGACATCCCGGCCCTGCAGCTCCTGGCCGTCATCCTGGGCGGCGGACGCAGCTCGCTCCTGCACCAGCTCCTCGTCGAAAAGGAAGGCCTGGCGGAGGAGGTCGACGCCTTCGCCTACGCGCCCGGGCAGGCGGGCCTCTTCGGCGTCGACGCCCGCTGCCAGCCGCAGAACGGGGACAAGGTCGCCGCCCGCCTCCGGGAAGAGCTCCAGCGCTTTGCCGAGAAAGGCCCCTCCCAGGCGGAGCTGGACCGCGCCCAGCGCCTCTGCCTGACGCAGCAGATCCAGCAGCTCAAGTCGATGTCCGGCAAGGCCTCCGCCATCGGCGGCGGCTGGCGCGTGGCGCGCGACCCGCGCCTGAGCCAGACCTTCCTGGACCGCCTCCAGGCCGTGACCGTCGCCGACGTGGCCGCAGCAGCGCGCCGCTACCTCGATCCCCGGACGGAAAGCCTCGTCGAGCTGGTGCCGCAGGAAAAGGAGGCACCCGCCGCCGCCGGCGCGCCCGCCGCGGCAGCGGAGCCGCCCCTGCCGCAAAAGCTGGCCGCCGCCACGCCACGCTCCCTCTACCTGCCGCAGGACCGGCTGCCCCTCTTCACCCTGCGCGCCGCGCTGCCCGGCGGCCTCCTTTCCCAGCCGGAGGGGAAGAGCGGCCTCTGCCGCCTGGCCAGCCAGCTCCTCCTGAAAGGGACGAAGCGCCGCAGCGCGGAGGAAATCGCCCGGGAGGTCGAGTCCCTCGGCGGCTCCCTCTCCGCCGACTCCGGCAACAATAGCGCCAGCCTCCACCTGGAACTCCTGAGCCAGGATTGGGAAACCGGCCTCGAGCTCTTCCTCGACGTCCTCACCGAGGCCCGCTGCGACGCAAAGGAACTGGAGATCGAGCGGCGCAAGCACCTGGCCGCGATCGCCCTGGAACAAGACCAGCCGATGGCCCTGGCCCGCGACCTGGTACGCGGCGCGCTCTATCCCGGCCACCCCTACGCCCACGGCATCCTGGGCGCGGCGGCCGAAGTGGCCGCCCTCACGCAAAAGGACGTCGCCGACTACGTCGCCTCCGCTTTCCGGAGGCCGGAATGGGTCCTGGGCGTCGCCGGACCGGTTCCGCCGGAAAAATGGATGGAGTCGATTTCCCGCCGCGCCGCCTTTTCCGGCGGCACGCCTCCCGTCCTCCCTCCCCTGCCCGCCTTCCCCGGCAAGGGCCCAATCCGGGTCTTCAAAGAAACGCCGAAGGAACAGGCCGTCCTTCAGATCGTCTTCCCCACCGTGCCCGCCGCCCATCCGGACCAGATTCCGCTCTCCCTCATCGCCGAGGCGCTCTCCGACCTGGGCACCCGCCTCTTCGTCCGCATCCGGGAGCAGCTGGGGCTGGCCTACTTCGTCAGCGCCACGCGCTTCCTGGGCGCGGCGGGCGGCTACTTCTGCTTCTACGCCGGGACCGATCCCAAGAAGAAGGAGCTGGTGGAGGCCGCCATGCTGGAGGAAATCGCCAAGCTGGCCGAGGGAGGGCTGACCGCCCCGGAGATCGAGCGCGCCCGCGCCAAGCTCCTCTCCGAGGAACAGATCGACTCCCAGAATCCGGGCGGGGTCGTCGCCGCCTCCGCCCTGGACGAGCTGCTGGGCCTGGGCTACGACGAGGCCCCCCGCCGCCGCGCCCGCCTGCGCGCGCTGACGGCGGAGGAGATCAACGCCGCCTGCCGGAAATACTTCGGCACCCAGGAATTTGTTGTCGCCACGGTCAGTCCGGCCTAA
- the leuS gene encoding leucine--tRNA ligase: protein MQTTPARKQFPFAEFEPKWQRLWAERQTFRTPNPGEPGADKPKYYVLDMFPYPSGAGLHVGHLEGYTATDIVARYKRMRGCNVLHPMGWDAFGLPAEQYAIQTGTHPRETTAKNVATFKRQIDSMGFSYDWNREIDTTDPKYFRWTQWIFLQLYKKGLAYVSDAPVWYCPNLGTVLANEEVLQTPEGPRSERGSHPVVRRPLRQWMLKITAYAERLLADLDLLDWPESLKEMQRNWIGRSEGAEVDFALEDRRKLTVFTTRPDTLFGATYLVLAPEHPLVDAVTAPAQAEAVRAYREKAATKSDLERTDLAKEKTGTATGGFAVNPVNGQKLPIWIADYVLASYGTGAIMAVPAHDERDHEFAVAFGLPIVEVVQPPQPVEGCFAGEGVAVNSGFLDGLATAEAKKKITAFLEKEGTGKAKVQFKLRDWLFSRQRYWGEPFPILWKDGEHRALAEDELPLLPPDLDDFKPSADGQAPLTKAKEWLQLPDGSTRETNTMPQWAGSCWYYLRFCDPTYAQGPISPEAERYWLGGKGGGVDLYVGGAEHAVLHLLYARFWHKVLFDIGVVTSPEPFRKLVNQGIILGEDNQKMSKSLGNIVNPDEIIGEYGADSVRLFEMFLGPLEQMKPWSSQGIEGVYRFLGRAWRLVAEEDQEGRWQPHPNLADVPAPEPLLRRLHETVKKVTDDLDRLQFNTAIAQMMVLVNDLTKEEKRPRSIVRTLVLLLAPFAPHLAEELWERLGHTQSLTYEAWPVAEERYLVKSEVEIVVQVSGKVRGRVTVPVAAEREAVEAAARADETVLPWVAGKEVLKVVYVPQKLINFVVR from the coding sequence ATGCAGACGACGCCGGCCCGCAAGCAGTTCCCCTTCGCCGAATTCGAGCCCAAATGGCAGCGCCTTTGGGCGGAGCGGCAGACTTTCCGCACGCCCAACCCGGGCGAGCCCGGCGCGGACAAGCCGAAGTACTACGTCCTGGACATGTTCCCCTACCCCTCCGGCGCGGGCCTGCACGTCGGCCACCTGGAAGGGTACACCGCCACCGACATCGTGGCCCGCTACAAGCGGATGCGCGGCTGCAACGTCCTGCACCCGATGGGGTGGGACGCCTTCGGCCTTCCCGCGGAGCAATACGCCATCCAGACCGGCACCCATCCGCGAGAGACGACGGCCAAGAACGTGGCCACCTTCAAGCGGCAGATCGACTCCATGGGCTTTTCCTACGACTGGAACCGGGAGATCGACACGACCGATCCGAAGTATTTCCGCTGGACCCAGTGGATCTTCCTTCAGCTCTACAAGAAGGGCCTGGCCTACGTCTCCGACGCGCCGGTCTGGTATTGCCCCAACCTGGGCACCGTGCTGGCGAACGAGGAGGTCCTCCAGACGCCGGAAGGCCCCCGCTCCGAGCGCGGCAGCCATCCCGTCGTCCGCCGCCCCTTGCGCCAGTGGATGCTGAAAATCACCGCCTACGCGGAGCGGCTCCTGGCCGACCTCGACCTACTGGACTGGCCCGAGTCGCTCAAGGAAATGCAGCGGAACTGGATCGGCCGCAGCGAGGGGGCGGAGGTCGACTTCGCCCTGGAGGACCGGCGGAAGCTGACCGTCTTCACCACCCGGCCGGACACCCTCTTCGGCGCGACGTATCTGGTCCTCGCTCCGGAGCATCCGCTGGTCGACGCCGTGACCGCGCCCGCGCAAGCGGAGGCCGTCCGCGCCTACCGGGAAAAGGCCGCCACGAAGAGCGACCTGGAGCGGACCGACCTGGCCAAGGAAAAGACCGGCACCGCCACGGGCGGCTTCGCCGTCAATCCGGTCAACGGGCAGAAGCTCCCCATCTGGATCGCCGACTACGTTTTGGCCAGCTACGGCACCGGAGCGATCATGGCCGTCCCCGCGCACGACGAGCGGGACCACGAGTTCGCCGTCGCCTTCGGCCTCCCCATCGTGGAGGTGGTGCAGCCGCCGCAGCCCGTGGAGGGCTGCTTCGCCGGGGAAGGCGTCGCCGTCAATTCCGGCTTCCTCGACGGCCTGGCCACCGCCGAGGCCAAGAAAAAGATCACCGCCTTCCTGGAAAAGGAAGGGACGGGCAAGGCCAAGGTGCAGTTCAAGCTGCGCGACTGGCTCTTCTCCCGCCAGCGTTACTGGGGCGAGCCCTTCCCCATCCTGTGGAAGGACGGCGAGCACCGCGCCCTGGCGGAGGACGAGCTGCCGCTGCTGCCGCCCGACCTCGACGACTTCAAGCCGAGCGCCGATGGCCAAGCCCCCCTCACCAAGGCGAAGGAGTGGCTCCAGCTCCCCGACGGCTCCACCCGGGAGACGAACACCATGCCCCAGTGGGCGGGCTCCTGCTGGTATTACCTCCGCTTCTGCGATCCGACGTATGCGCAGGGCCCGATTTCCCCGGAGGCCGAGCGCTACTGGCTGGGCGGGAAGGGCGGCGGCGTCGACCTCTACGTCGGCGGCGCGGAGCACGCGGTGCTCCACCTCCTCTACGCGCGCTTCTGGCACAAGGTCCTCTTCGACATCGGCGTGGTCACCTCCCCGGAGCCGTTCCGCAAGCTGGTGAACCAGGGCATCATCCTGGGCGAGGACAACCAGAAGATGTCGAAGTCCCTGGGCAACATCGTCAACCCGGACGAGATCATCGGCGAATACGGCGCCGACTCGGTCCGCCTCTTTGAAATGTTCCTGGGCCCCCTGGAACAGATGAAGCCCTGGTCCAGCCAGGGCATCGAGGGGGTCTACCGCTTCCTGGGCCGCGCCTGGCGCCTGGTGGCGGAGGAAGACCAGGAAGGCCGCTGGCAGCCCCACCCCAATCTGGCCGACGTCCCCGCCCCCGAGCCGCTCCTGCGCCGCCTGCACGAGACGGTCAAGAAGGTGACCGACGACCTCGACCGCCTCCAGTTCAACACCGCCATCGCCCAGATGATGGTGCTGGTGAACGACCTGACGAAGGAGGAGAAACGCCCCCGCTCCATCGTGCGGACGCTGGTCCTGCTCCTGGCTCCCTTTGCCCCCCACCTGGCGGAGGAGCTGTGGGAGCGGCTGGGCCACACCCAATCCCTGACCTACGAGGCCTGGCCCGTGGCGGAGGAACGCTACCTGGTGAAGAGCGAGGTCGAGATCGTCGTCCAGGTTTCCGGCAAGGTCCGGGGCCGGGTCACCGTCCCCGTCGCTGCGGAACGGGAAGCCGTCGAGGCCGCCGCCCGCGCCGATGAGACAGTTTTACCCTGGGTGGCGGGAAAAGAAGTCCTTAAGGTCGTTTACGTTCCGCAGAAGCTGATCAACTTCGTGGTTCGCTAA
- the rdgB gene encoding RdgB/HAM1 family non-canonical purine NTP pyrophosphatase, whose protein sequence is MPTLPRLLVATRNAGKAREFAAMLGGQWRVETLLDHPDLPEPVEDGATFQENAAKKALTIAAHVGPEVAVLADDSGLEVDALDGAPGVYSARYAGEPKSDARNNEKLLAALAGVPAIQRGAQFRCSLCLARGGEVTAASDGVCRGAILEAPRGAEGFGYDPLFVPEGFSQTFAEMDAAAKHAISHRARALEGLAKKLGSLSVK, encoded by the coding sequence ATGCCGACCCTCCCCCGCCTCCTCGTCGCCACCCGGAACGCCGGAAAGGCCCGCGAATTCGCCGCCATGCTGGGCGGCCAATGGCGGGTGGAAACCCTGCTCGACCATCCCGACCTGCCGGAGCCGGTGGAGGACGGGGCCACCTTCCAGGAAAACGCGGCCAAGAAGGCCCTGACCATCGCCGCCCACGTCGGGCCGGAGGTCGCGGTCCTGGCGGACGATTCCGGCCTGGAAGTCGACGCCCTGGACGGCGCGCCCGGCGTCTATTCCGCCCGCTACGCCGGGGAGCCGAAGAGCGACGCCCGGAATAATGAGAAGCTCCTGGCCGCCCTGGCCGGGGTGCCTGCCATTCAACGCGGGGCCCAGTTCCGCTGCTCCCTTTGCCTGGCGCGGGGCGGGGAGGTCACGGCGGCGAGCGACGGGGTCTGCCGGGGCGCGATCCTGGAGGCGCCGCGCGGGGCGGAGGGCTTTGGCTACGATCCGCTCTTTGTCCCGGAGGGTTTTTCCCAGACTTTTGCCGAAATGGACGCCGCCGCGAAGCACGCCATCAGCCACCGGGCGCGGGCGTTGGAAGGATTGGCGAAAAAGTTGGGCAGCCTCTCTGTAAAATAG
- a CDS encoding non-canonical purine NTP pyrophosphatase, which yields MDASLHFSTEKPVLVLASSNAGKIAELKNLVGDAVHLATPPDLPEVEETGNTFQKNAHLKSLAISKHLNHPGVFVLADDSGIQVDALKGRPGVLSARYCQMANTRQAWDPRTVKENSITPAEREVENNRRMISDLKHVPVRRRGAQFHTVLSLVRDGKVLITVESVCRGKIARKVQGEKGFSYDRLFLPNGQAGRPRTFGEMEMEEKHRYSVRAKALEQMVRTMRHYHLLPEETPVKLAKAAPNAQKAELRTAVWVSESLRGRDERGRLPMVRNPDVRWHGRQT from the coding sequence ATGGATGCCTCCCTCCATTTCAGCACGGAAAAGCCGGTCTTGGTCCTGGCGTCTAGCAACGCGGGCAAGATCGCGGAGCTGAAGAACCTCGTCGGCGACGCGGTTCACCTGGCCACTCCGCCCGATCTGCCGGAGGTCGAGGAAACCGGAAACACCTTCCAGAAAAACGCCCATCTCAAGTCCCTGGCCATCAGCAAGCACCTGAATCACCCCGGCGTCTTCGTCCTGGCGGACGATTCCGGCATCCAGGTCGACGCGCTGAAGGGCCGTCCCGGCGTCCTTTCCGCCCGCTACTGCCAGATGGCCAATACCCGCCAGGCCTGGGACCCCCGCACGGTGAAGGAAAACAGCATCACCCCCGCCGAGCGTGAGGTAGAGAACAACCGCCGAATGATTTCCGATTTAAAGCACGTCCCGGTCCGCCGCCGCGGCGCGCAATTCCACACGGTCCTCTCCCTGGTCCGCGACGGGAAGGTTCTCATCACGGTCGAGTCGGTTTGCCGGGGGAAAATCGCCCGCAAGGTGCAGGGGGAAAAGGGCTTTTCCTACGACCGCCTCTTCCTGCCCAACGGCCAGGCGGGCCGCCCCCGCACCTTCGGCGAAATGGAGATGGAGGAGAAGCACCGCTACAGCGTCCGTGCCAAGGCGCTGGAGCAGATGGTGCGGACGATGCGCCACTACCATCTCCTGCCGGAGGAAACCCCGGTCAAACTGGCCAAGGCCGCCCCGAACGCCCAAAAGGCCGAATTGCGGACGGCGGTCTGGGTTTCCGAATCGCTGCGGGGCCGGGACGAACGGGGCCGCCTGCCGATGGTGCGCAACCCGGACGTGCGCTGGCACGGCCGCCAGACTTAA
- the purM gene encoding phosphoribosylformylglycinamidine cyclo-ligase has translation MKKKLYSRAGVDVDLGNRVKGGIGALVAAARRPEVLGSIGGFGGLFRAKFPKMKDPVLVGSIDGVGTKLKVAEMADRHDTIGEDLVNHCVNDIAVLGAEPLFFLDYIGTSKLEPKRFRQILTGLVRGCKGAGCALIGGETAQMPGLYHGKDYDLVGSIVGVVDRKKIVDGRSIRAGDALIGLPATGLHTNGYALARHILFDKLKLTLKSRLPGLKGTLGEALLAVHPNYLPVLRKTRRAVTVKGMAHITGGGLLDNLPRVLPKKVDARIDLGSWEIPPLFRFLVEKGKIAGEEPYQVFNMGIGMVLVVAEKDAAQAARLSGGRVIGRIVKGTGRVRLG, from the coding sequence ATGAAGAAAAAGCTCTACAGCCGGGCCGGCGTCGATGTCGACCTGGGCAACCGCGTCAAGGGCGGCATCGGCGCCCTGGTCGCCGCCGCGCGGCGGCCGGAGGTCCTCGGCTCCATCGGCGGCTTCGGCGGCCTCTTCCGCGCCAAATTCCCCAAGATGAAGGACCCCGTCCTCGTCGGCTCCATCGACGGCGTGGGGACGAAGCTGAAAGTCGCCGAGATGGCCGACCGCCACGACACGATCGGCGAGGACCTGGTGAACCACTGCGTCAACGACATCGCCGTCCTGGGCGCGGAGCCCCTCTTCTTCCTCGACTACATCGGCACCTCCAAGCTGGAGCCGAAGCGCTTCCGGCAGATCCTCACCGGCCTGGTCCGCGGCTGCAAGGGGGCGGGCTGCGCCCTCATCGGCGGGGAAACCGCCCAAATGCCCGGCCTCTACCACGGGAAGGATTACGACCTGGTCGGCTCCATCGTCGGCGTCGTCGACCGGAAAAAGATCGTCGACGGGCGCTCGATCCGCGCGGGGGACGCCCTCATCGGCCTGCCCGCCACCGGCCTGCACACGAACGGCTACGCCCTGGCCCGGCACATCCTCTTCGACAAGCTGAAGCTGACCCTGAAGAGCCGCCTTCCCGGCCTCAAGGGGACGCTCGGCGAGGCCCTGCTGGCCGTCCACCCCAACTACCTGCCCGTCCTGCGGAAAACGCGCCGCGCCGTGACCGTGAAAGGCATGGCCCACATCACCGGCGGCGGCCTCCTGGACAACCTCCCCCGCGTTCTGCCGAAGAAAGTCGACGCGCGGATTGACCTCGGCTCCTGGGAAATCCCGCCCCTCTTCCGCTTCCTGGTGGAAAAGGGAAAGATCGCCGGGGAAGAGCCCTACCAGGTCTTCAACATGGGGATCGGCATGGTCCTCGTCGTCGCGGAAAAGGACGCGGCCCAGGCGGCCCGCCTCTCCGGCGGCAGGGTGATCGGCCGGATCGTCAAAGGGACCGGCCGGGTGCGCCTCGGTTAA
- the purF gene encoding amidophosphoribosyltransferase codes for MDPADSAYFPSHECGVFAVYGHPNAAELTYYGLYALQHRGQESAGIVSAPGNSLPFEVHRGMGLVSQVFPEAEIKRLTGTRAIGHVRYSTTGSSNIKNAQPITVTCSKGQLAIAHNGNLVNAGILREELEAQGSIFQTTTDSEIIVHLMAKLGPAGGGPAAREQSIIETLGRIQGAFSLVVMGESEIIGARDAFGFRPLCIGKLDGAYVLSSETCALDLIHAEFVRDVEPGEIVVIDEQGLRSLKPYVPKPRQALCVFEFVYFARPDSTLSGHGVSQARIRMGQALARLHPVEADLVVPIPDSGNYAALGYAEESGIPYGQAFVRNHYIGRTFLQPSQLTRSFGVRVKLNLIKAAVKGKRVIVVDDSIVRGTTARARVVNLREAGAKEVHIRISCPPHRHPCHYGIDFPDPADLIANQMDAEAIKKYLGADSLGYLDTASMVRACGLPEDRFCLACFNGDYPVEVKDEADKLRLERHATTGAGPLLDEADVWQEHLI; via the coding sequence ATGGATCCCGCCGATTCCGCCTATTTCCCCTCCCACGAATGCGGCGTCTTCGCCGTCTACGGCCACCCCAACGCCGCCGAGCTGACCTACTACGGCCTCTACGCCCTCCAGCACCGCGGGCAGGAGAGCGCGGGAATCGTCAGCGCGCCGGGGAACAGCCTCCCCTTCGAGGTCCACCGGGGCATGGGCCTGGTCTCCCAGGTCTTTCCGGAGGCGGAGATCAAGCGCCTCACTGGCACCCGCGCCATCGGCCACGTCCGCTACTCGACGACCGGCTCCAGCAACATCAAGAACGCCCAGCCGATCACCGTCACCTGCTCCAAGGGGCAGCTGGCCATCGCCCACAACGGGAACCTGGTCAACGCGGGCATCCTGCGGGAGGAATTGGAGGCCCAGGGCTCCATCTTCCAGACCACCACGGACAGCGAGATCATCGTCCACCTCATGGCCAAGCTGGGCCCCGCCGGCGGCGGGCCCGCCGCGCGGGAGCAGAGCATCATCGAGACCCTGGGCCGCATCCAGGGAGCCTTCTCCCTGGTCGTCATGGGGGAAAGCGAGATCATCGGCGCGCGCGACGCCTTCGGCTTCCGCCCGCTGTGCATCGGCAAGCTGGACGGGGCCTACGTCCTCTCCAGCGAAACGTGCGCCCTGGACCTCATCCACGCCGAGTTCGTCCGCGACGTGGAGCCGGGGGAGATCGTCGTCATCGACGAGCAGGGGCTGCGCTCCCTCAAGCCCTACGTGCCGAAGCCCCGCCAGGCCCTCTGCGTCTTCGAGTTCGTCTACTTCGCCCGGCCGGACAGCACCCTCTCCGGCCACGGCGTCTCCCAGGCCCGCATCCGCATGGGGCAGGCGCTGGCCCGCCTCCACCCGGTGGAGGCCGACCTGGTCGTCCCCATCCCCGACTCCGGCAACTACGCCGCCCTGGGCTACGCGGAGGAATCGGGCATCCCCTACGGGCAGGCCTTCGTCCGCAACCATTACATCGGCCGCACCTTCCTGCAGCCCTCCCAGCTCACGCGCAGCTTCGGCGTGCGGGTGAAGCTCAACCTCATCAAGGCGGCGGTGAAGGGAAAGCGCGTCATCGTCGTCGACGACTCGATCGTCCGCGGCACCACCGCCCGCGCCCGCGTGGTGAACCTGCGGGAGGCCGGGGCCAAGGAAGTCCACATCCGCATCAGCTGCCCGCCCCACCGCCATCCCTGCCACTACGGCATCGACTTCCCCGACCCGGCCGACCTGATCGCCAACCAGATGGACGCCGAGGCGATCAAGAAATACCTGGGCGCCGACTCCCTGGGCTACCTGGACACCGCCAGCATGGTCCGCGCCTGCGGCCTGCCGGAAGACCGCTTCTGCCTGGCCTGCTTCAACGGGGACTACCCCGTGGAGGTGAAGGACGAGGCCGACAAGCTCCGCCTGGAGCGCCACGCCACCACCGGCGCGGGCCCCCTCCTGGATGAGGCCGACGTCTGGCAGGAACACCTCATTTGA
- a CDS encoding ketoacyl-ACP synthase III — protein MIAPRKTLKIHPRQSHPRRNASIFSTGAYLPEKVLTNADLEKIVDTTDEWITTRTGIKERRIAAEGEMTSDMGAAAALQAMQEGGIKPEEIDLIICATCTPDTIFPSTACHIQEKIGAKRAAAFDIQAACSGFLYGLIVAEQFIASHVYETVLVIGAEKLSSIVNWKDRNTCVLFGDGAGAVIVRNRQDGHGLLASDMGADGSQTDILSLPAGGCRLPVTADVIDQQLHTLQMSGREVYKYAVNAMNDSAERCLAKAGIDSSEISLIIPHQANVRIIESVAQKMKAPLSRCYINLDRYGNMSAACIPVALHEAAKKGMLHQGDIILLVAFGGGLTWASAVLEW, from the coding sequence ATGATCGCGCCCAGAAAAACTCTCAAGATTCATCCGCGGCAGTCTCATCCGCGTCGTAACGCGTCGATCTTCTCCACCGGCGCCTACCTGCCGGAGAAGGTGCTGACGAACGCCGACCTGGAAAAGATCGTCGACACGACCGACGAGTGGATCACCACCCGCACCGGCATCAAGGAACGCCGCATCGCCGCGGAGGGGGAGATGACCTCCGACATGGGCGCCGCCGCCGCCCTTCAGGCCATGCAGGAAGGCGGGATCAAGCCGGAGGAGATCGACCTCATCATCTGCGCCACCTGCACGCCGGACACCATCTTCCCCTCCACCGCCTGCCACATCCAGGAGAAGATCGGCGCCAAGCGCGCCGCCGCCTTCGACATCCAGGCGGCCTGCTCCGGCTTCCTCTACGGCCTCATCGTTGCGGAGCAGTTCATCGCCTCCCACGTCTATGAAACCGTCCTGGTCATCGGCGCGGAAAAGCTCTCCTCCATCGTCAACTGGAAGGACCGCAACACCTGCGTCCTCTTTGGCGACGGCGCGGGCGCCGTCATCGTCCGCAACCGGCAGGACGGCCACGGCCTATTGGCCAGCGACATGGGCGCCGACGGCTCCCAGACCGACATCCTTTCCCTCCCCGCCGGCGGCTGCCGCCTGCCCGTCACGGCCGACGTGATCGACCAGCAGCTCCACACCCTCCAGATGTCCGGCCGGGAGGTCTACAAATACGCCGTCAACGCCATGAACGACTCGGCGGAGCGGTGCCTGGCCAAGGCGGGCATCGATTCCTCCGAAATCTCCCTCATCATCCCCCACCAGGCCAACGTGCGGATCATCGAGTCGGTCGCGCAGAAGATGAAGGCCCCCCTCTCCCGCTGCTACATCAACCTGGACCGCTACGGGAACATGTCGGCGGCCTGCATCCCCGTCGCCCTTCACGAGGCGGCGAAGAAGGGCATGCTCCACCAGGGGGACATCATCCTCCTGGTCGCCTTCGGCGGCGGCCTCACCTGGGCCAGCGCGGTCCTGGAGTGGTAA